The genomic DNA TAAGGGACTACAAATTAACGCCAATACTTATGTCCGTGATTTTGTTGCGGAATCGGATGAGATTAATACTGAATTGGATACCTTTATTAAAGGGATCCGAGTGGTGGGTGAGCCTCGCTATTTCGAGGATGGTTCGGCAGAGGTGACCGTTGAAGTGACTCTTTCTGAGTTGGTTCAACAACTTCAAAGAATCTATACAATTTATCATCATTTGTTTCATGATCATGTCTATTCCTTTGATCAAATGGTCACGTTTAATCGCTTGAAAGTGATTCGTGAAACAGGTCATGGAGCTCCCCGAGAGAATCCCGGTCTTGTACAAGGTCTGGCTCAAGCGAATGCTGCGGCTCCCGTCCCAAGTGCAGGAATTCCTGGATGGGAGAATGTGATGGCTCGAGGGAGAATGATGGCTGAACGGGCTGCAAAAGTAGATGCTTATCGAAACATGGCTGAACGCATTAAAGGTCTTCAGATTACAGCCAACAGCTATGTTCGCGACTTTGTTGCCGAATCGGATGAGATTTCAACCCGAGTGGATACCTTTATTAAAGGGATGAGAACGGTGGGTGCCTATCGTTATCTTCCCGATGGAACTTGCCAGGTGGATGTGGAGGTTGCCATTCAAGAGGTGGTTAAGGAATTGACGACGATTCGAGACTGGTATATTCACCATGACCCTTATTATCATTGGTATCATGTGGATTTAAAAACGACAAAATTTGAGGATGTGGTCAATTTTTATCCCAAGAAACGTATTCGTGTCACAGGAGAGGGTGTTCCTCCAGAGAAATATATGGCGAGTGGCAGTCAGCCTGCAGCAATAGGAAATCCGATGCCCCAGGCTCCTGAATGGGTTGGACAGATTATTAC from Chlamydiota bacterium includes the following:
- a CDS encoding LPP20 family lipoprotein, with the protein product MKKSLLSFITLMAVVISPALALQPVQDKLLAKRAATVDAYRNLAERIKGLQINANTYVRDFVAESDEINTELDTFIKGIRVVGEPRYFEDGSAEVTVEVTLSELVQQLQRIYTIYHHLFHDHVYSFDQMVTFNRLKVIRETGHGAPRENPGLVQGLAQANAAAPVPSAGIPGWENVMARGRMMAERAAKVDAYRNMAERIKGLQITANSYVRDFVAESDEISTRVDTFIKGMRTVGAYRYLPDGTCQVDVEVAIQEVVKELTTIRDWYIHHDPYYHWYHVDLKTTKFEDVVNFYPKKRIRVTGEGVPPEKYMASGSQPAAIGNPMPQAPEWVGQIITAKGTGIAPEGQTGTEAKLMAARAAEMDAKRNLAERVNGVRIDAQTTVKDLAVQNDSIHAEVQTFLAGAQVSEPHFLEDGSAEVEAQLPLNSLWERIKKYQM